The genomic stretch TCACCAGCGACATCCTCGGCCCAGACGCCATGGACGCCTACGCGATCGAGATCGACGCCCTCCTCGAGCAAGCCCTCGTCAACGCCAACTCCAACTTCAACGGCGAGCCCCTCTTCGGCGGCACCGGCGCCGCCCAGCGCCCCTACGAAGCCGTCCGCGACGCCGACGGCCGCATCACCGGTATCAACTTCATCGGCTCCACCACCACCGCCCGCTTCCAAGTCGCCGAAGGCAACGTCGTCTCTCCGTACGCGACGCCGCAAACCAGCCAGAACATCCGCGACTTCCTGCAAAACCTCGTCTCCTTCCGCGACGCCCTCGCCAGTGGCGTCGACGCCAACGTCAAGGCTCAGGCACCGGCGCTCCAGAATTCCGAGGACGCCCTCATCGGTGCCATCAGCGGCCTCGGCGCGCTCCAGGCTCGCATCGAAGTCGACATGGCGCAAAACAGTACTCGGTTCTCCGAACTCGCCGAACAAATCTCGCGCGAAGCGGACGTCGACCTCGCCCAAGCCGTCGTGAAACTCTCGCAGAATCAGACCGCTTACCAAGCCGCCCTCATGAGCGCCGGCAAGGTCCTCGACAAGTCGCTCCTCGACTATCTCTGAAACCCCCTCCCCGCACACGCCATCCCATGAGCATGAAAGTAGCAGCAGCAGCCGTCGACGAGCAGGAGCATTGGCTCAAGCCCGCCGAGTTCCACATGCCCGCCGGCATCATCGGCTTCCCCGAAGCCCGCACCATCGAGCTCCTCTACAACCCCGAGGAATTGCCCTTCATGTGGCTGCGCTGCCTAGAGAACCCGGCCCTCAACTTCATCGTCGTCGAGCCTCGCTCCGTCCTCCCCGACTACGCCTTCGAACTCGGCGACGAAGACGCCGCCGCGCTCGACATCCTCTCCCCCGAAGACGCGTTCGTGCTCAACATCGTCACCTTCAAACCCGAGGCGCCCGAGGCGGCGACGGTCAACCTCATCGGCCCGGTCGTCGTCAACCGCCGCACCCGCGCCGGCCGACAGATCGTGATCGCCAACTTCGGCGAATACTCCGCCCGCCACCCGCTCGTCGCGCAGACGGCCGGGGATGTCACCGGAAACTGAATACAACCGGAGACGCCGCCATGCTCATCCTTTCCCGCAAGGTCAACGAATCCATCCTCATCGGCGACAACGTCGAGATCCGCGTCACGCGGATCGAAGGCGACACGGTGAAGATCGGAATCAACGCGCCCCGCGAGGTCGCCATCGTGCGCAAAGAACTCTTCGACCAGATCCGTCAGTCCAACCGCGAAGCCGCGGTCGCGCGTCCACCCTCCGGTCCGGAGGCGACACGCAACCTGCAGCTCTCCGGCCTCGCCGGCGCGCTCTCGTCGAAGAACAAGAACGTCGGACAGGGCGCAGGCGAAGCCCGGTCGACCACCGTCCAATAACACACCTACACACGCTGGAGATCCGCCATGGTCATCAATACCAACATCAATGCCATCAACGCGACGCGCAACCTGAACGAGAGTCAGGCCCTGCTCAGCCGCTCGCTCGCTCGACTCAGCTCGGGCTCGAAGATCGTCAAGCCGTCCGACGACGCCGCCGGCCTCGCCGTGTCGGAGAAGCTCGCCGCGCAAAACGCCCGCATCAACGCCGCCCGCACCAACACGCAGAACGCCATGTCCTACGTGCAGACCGCCGACGGCTTCATGCGCAGCATGAACAAACTGCTCACGCGCATGAGCGAGCTCACCGCCATGGCGAAGGACGTGACGAAGAACAGCAGCGACATCGAGCTCTACGACGCGGAATTCCAAGCGCTCAAACAACAGCTCGTCGACACCGTCGGCGACGGCGTGACCACGCCGCTCGGCTCTTTCAACGGCATCTCCCTCTTCGGCCCCAACGCCGGTGGCCTCGCCGTCACCATCGGCGAATCGCCCGATCAGACCATGACGATCGGCGAGATCAACCTGCGCGATGTCGCCACCTCGCTCGGCCAGCTCATGGCGTCCGGCAGCGACGTGACCAACGCCGGCGACATAGTCGTCGGTTCCATCCAACAAGTCGCCACCGAACGCGCGACCCTCGGCTCCGCTCAATCGCGCCTCGAAGTCGCCGCCGCGCAGCTTCAGGTTCAGTTCGAAAATCTCGAAGCCGCCATCTCGCGCATTCGCGACGTCGACGTGGCCGAGGAAGCCACGGCCATGGCCAAGGCCCAGATCCTCGTGCAGTCCGGCACCTCCATGCTCTCCCAAGCCAACAGCGTGCCCCAGACCGTACTCAAGCTGCTGCAATAACGAACTCGCGCGACGCGAACAGACCCGAACGAGCGGGCATGGAGATCGATCCCGAACAGTCGAAGACGATCCTTCGGGGCCGGCCGTTCCTCGGCGTCCAGTTCGTCTCGTGTCGCACCTACGGCAGACTCTACCTCAACCGAGAGGGCACGGCCTACGTCGGTCGTTGTCCCCGATGCGGCGCCCCGGTGCGTGCGCTCGTGGGCGAACACGGCACCAGCCAACGCTTCTTCCAAGCCACCTGCCCGTAGAAAGGACTCACCTCGAAGTCGGCCAAGGCAACCGCTCCCATGAAGATCGCCTACCAACTCCCGCTCAAGAGCCGCGGCAGCACCCGCGTTCCCAACAAGAACTTCCGCGATCTCAACGGCAAACCGCTCTGCCGCTGGTTGGTCGACGAATTGCTCGCCGCGCTTCCCGCCGACGCCGACCTCTGGATCGACAGCGAGCACGAGCGAGTCATGGAGTTCTTCTCCGACGTATCGGATCCGCGGATACGCTTTCACCGCAGGCTGGAATGGTTCGCGAGCGACCGGGCCAACGGCAACCACCTCGTCAACCAGTTCGGCCTCGCGCATCCCGAATACGACTTCTTCGCCCAGGTCTACGCCACCGCGGTGACGCTCCGCGGCGACATCGTGCGCGAGGCCATGGATGCCTTCGTCGCGCGCGCCGACCGGCACGACTCGATGTTCCTCGTCACCGAAGAGACCGGCTGGATCTGGTACCAAGGCCGAGCGGTCAACTACGACCCCACGACGCTCGACGGACTGCCTCGTTCGCAGGACGCAGTCTACCTCAAGGAAACCACCGGCCTCTACGCGATCAGCCGCGAGGCGCTCTTCAGCACCGGGTGCCGAGTCGGCCGCACGCCGCTGCTCTACACCGTGCCGCGTGAATACGCGTTCGACATCGACACGATGGAGGACTTCCGCGAGGCCGAGCGCCTGCTCGCACGCGTGGAACCATCGCGGACGCCGGAGACGATGCGCAGGGCCGGTTGAATGGAACTGCTGCTCGATCAACGCGAGCCTGGTGCGCAGTCTGCCATCGTCGTGGGGCGAGTGGAGACGGCGCTCGGTTTGCAGGGGCGTTACCGAAACGTCCTGTGGTTCGTGGACGAGGCCGGGGCCGGAATCGGCCTAGCGGGGCTCGTCGCCGAACGGATACACGCCGCCGTCCTGGGGCGCATCTCCATGGAGGCACTCGTGCCGATGTTGGAGCGCTTCCTTCTCGCCGATGCGAAGCGCTTGCCGGATTTGATCGTGACCGACGACGTGGCCGGTCCGAGCGTGGACGGCTACGTCCTCGTGGTCGACGCGATCCACCGCGAATACGAAACGTCCCGACGCGTGCGCGCCACCCGTCAACGCGAGGGGTATCTCTGGCAGCGCAACCTGCTCGTGAACCTCGTGCACTTCCTGCAGCGACGGGTGCCCTCTTCGTGGCAAAGTGCGCTCGCCGGCGTGCCGGCGTTCGTGTGTGGAGCCGGACCTTCGCTCGACGTCTCCGCGCCCGTCCTCGCCACGATCGCGGATCGAGGCGTCGTGCTCGCGGCCGACTCCGCGCTGCGCTTGCTTTCGCGGCACGACGTCCGCGCCGACTTCGCCGTGTCGGTCGACGCGACGAAACCACCGGAGAAGTGCCTGCCCACGGAAACGGCACCGGCCAGGGTCGTGCTCGCGGGGATCAGTCCGCCTTCTTGGTGCGACCACGCGCTGGAGTTCGAGACGTATTTCGCCAGTGGATACAGCCTGACCGAACAGATACTCGTCGCCCACGGCGTGGAGCCGACGGCTTTGCAGGTACGCGAGAATTGCGGCATCACGGCATTGGAGCTGGCCTTGTTTCTGGGCTGCGCCCCGATCTTTCTCTTCGGGATGGACCTCGCGGCCGATGCGGCCGATCCGCGCCGCAGGCACAACGCCGACTCGGATCCGACGATCGACCGCGGAGAGGGCTTTCATCGGCAGACCTCGCTGCCGGCGGTGCCGGGCAACTACTCGGAGTCGGTGCCGACGTTTCTCTTCGGCGAGCTGCGAGGCGTGAACGAAAGACTCGCGGCGCTCGCGCCCGGCTTGGTCGTGAACGTCAACGATCGAGGTGCGAGACTGGAGAACTGCGCTCTGGTGCATCCTCGCGAATTCGTCCCGCCGTCGGAAGCCTGCGTGCGTAAGCGCCGCGTCCTCTCCGCGCTCGCAGGGCCGTCCGCGGTTGCGCCGGAAGCGATGCGCGGTGCGCTCGGTGCGATCGGCGCTCAGGGAGCGTACGGTTGTCGCGAGGTGGAGACGCTGCGCGACGTGTTGCGCGAACACGGCGTCGATGCGCTCGTCGCACGACTGCGTTCGTTGTTCGTGCAAGAGCCGTTCGCTCGGACGATGGGTGCCTTCTCGCTCAAGCTCATGCCGCATCTCACGCCGCCGGTGGAAGGGGACGAGCAGTGGTGGTCCGCGATGTTGGACGAGATGCAGGACCTGTCCTGTCTGGCGGAAGCGGTCTACGGCGCGTCGGTCGCGTGATCGTTGCTTTGTCTTCGTCCGCACAGCTTGGCGCTCGCGCTCGGTGGGCAGGCCCGTTCTAAGGAGAGAGTCGTTACTTCTCAATACCCGTGAACTACCATATCGCACGAGACGGCCAGCAGATCGGAGTCTTCTCCCGAGAGGACGTGCTGGCGAAGATCCAACAGGGGACGGTCCGCGCCACGGACCTCGCGTGGACCGAGGGCATGGCCGATTGGAAGCCCGTGTCGGAGGTGTTCGCGGGCGCGGCGGCGGTCCCTGCTGCTCCGCCGGCGCCGCCGCCTGCCTTCGGGGTGCCGCCTCCGGCGCAGGGCGTTGCGACGGGCGACGCGTTCGCAGCCGCGCCGCCGAAGCCGGAGAACTATCTGGTGTGGTCCATTCTCGCCACGATCTTGTGCTGCCTGCCTTTGGGGATCGTCTCGATCATCTTCGCGGCTCAGGTCGACGGAAAGTATCGGGCCGGAGATTACGCCGGAGCGGCGGAGTCGTCGCGTAAGGCGAAGATGTTCGCGTGGTGGTCGTTCGGCGTGGGCCTCGTGGTCACGATTCTCGTGGTCGTGATCCAGGTGTTCGCGGTGATCGGTGCCTCGGCCGGTAACTACTGAACGGGAATCGCGTGTGCCGCCGTGGGTGCGAGCCGCATCGCGCTTGGGTTCCTCGCGAGTGCGCGCGTGGTGGGCGACGGCGCTTGTGCCCGCGCTGGCCGTCGGTGGTTGGCTGATCGGGCGGGTGCCGCCGTGGTGGTATCCGCCCTGTTTGTTTCACGAGTTCACCGGGCTGCATTGCCCCGGTTGTGGATCGGCACGTGCGCTCCACGCCGTCGTACACGGTGATTTCGGTGCCGTGCTCGGTTACAACGCTCTCGTCGCTGCGGTTCTGCCGCTGCTCGCGGCCTGGGCCGCGGTGGCTTGGTGGCGCGGGGTGCGCCACGACGCTCCACCGTGGGTGCCACCTTACGGTTGGGCGCTCGTGGCGTTGGTGGTCGTGGTCGGCTTCGGCGTGTTGCGCAACTTGCCGTGGAGCCCGTTCGATCGCCTCGCTCCGAGCGCGCGGATCGAGGCGGCGCGTCAACCTTTCGAGTGAAACGTCGCTTCTCGGTAGCGCACCATGAGCAAACCGGATTCCCAATCGTCGCATCGAGCGAGCGTGTGACCGAAGAGGTATTCCGCGAGCAACCATGCGGTCGAGCGACCTCCCGCGCGGTGAGCCAGCGGATAGCCGCCACCGAAGCGCGGGTTGACGTCGGTCACGAGCAGCCCTCCGGTCGCGTCGACGAACATCTGGATGTTCAACGGACCGCGTGCTGCGGGAAGGTGTTCGGCGATCTCGCGAGCGAGTGCCATGACGTGAGCAAGGCGACCCGTGCGTGCGCGCAGCACCTCTCCGTCACTCACCAGAAGGCGCTCGTGCGGGATCTCGCACACGCTGCGACCGGTGCGGTCGACATGCACGTGGACCGTCCATTCGCGTCCGGCGGCGAGAGGCTGGAGTATCCATTCTTCCGGTACGTCTGCGAGTTCGGTGGCCGTGCGCACGAAGCGCACGCGCGAGCTGCCGCTGCCGCCGCGGTGTTTTGCCACGAGTGTCGCGCCACCGGCGAGTACGACCGCGGCCGCGGAGCGTGAGGCCAAGAGCGGCGGAGTGGGGAATCGACGCGCGAGCAGCCACGCCGCTAGTTCGAGTTTGTCGCAACAAATCCGCACCGCCTCGGGAGAGGAGACGGCGATCGTGACACCGGCTTCGGCGAATCGGTCCCGGTGCGCAGCCAACGTCGGAAGATCGTCGTGCCGCGTGGGCACGACGAGCGCGACTGCGTGTAGGAGGCACTGTGCGAGGAGGTGCTCCGCGGCCGCGTCGGTCTCGATCGCGCCGCCTCCGAAGCGGAAGGCACACAGCGCCGCCGCGGGAGACCACGGGTCGTTCTCCCAAGCCATGACGGCGCAGTTCGCCTCTTGCGCAGCGTCGACGAAGGCGCGGGTCAAGCCGACCTTGGCACCGGGGGAGAGCAGCGCGATCCGTGTGGGATGGTCGGGCATGAAAAAGGGCGTCGATCTCAAGAGGATCGACGCCCGGGGAAAGACCAGATGAAAAGCGCCCTCCCGTGGGCGGAGGGCGCTCTTGCATCAAGGTCGGCGATCAGCCGAGAAGTTTGAGCGCGATCTGGCTGGACGAGTTGGCTTGGGCCAACATGGCCGTGCCGGATTGCACGAGGATCGAGTAACGCGCCATCTGCGTGGACTCTTGGGCGACGTCGACGTCCATGATGCGGCTGTTGGCGGACTCGAGGTTTTGCTTGTTCGTCGACAGCATGTCGGCGGCGAAGGCGAGTCGGCTGTATTCCGCGCCGTTTTGCGCACGGCTGGTAGCGACGCTTTCGATGGCGCCCGTGATCGACGAGATCGCGAGGCTCGCCAAGTCGGACGCTCCGGTGATCGTGGTGACGTTGCCGCTCGTGCCGTTGAGGTTCGCCTTGGTGATCGCGACGCTCTGGGTGTTGAGCTGATCGATCGAGACCGAGAGAGTGTTGCCCGTGCTTGCGGACGCG from Opitutales bacterium ASA1 encodes the following:
- a CDS encoding flagellin, which produces MSVVINTNTSATVAYGNLASSNQNLQKSLNRLSSGYKIAQPSDDAGGLAVSMKLSAAIRRTDATSTNVANAQSFLQVQDGALKTAGKVLDRISELKTLQLDVTKSASDKTNYETEFGALQSQLASLAAEQFNGVSIFASASTGNTLSVSIDQLNTQSVAITKANLNGTSGNVTTITGASDLASLAISSITGAIESVATSRAQNGAEYSRLAFAADMLSTNKQNLESANSRIMDVDVAQESTQMARYSILVQSGTAMLAQANSSSQIALKLLG
- a CDS encoding flagellin; this translates as MVINTNINAINATRNLNESQALLSRSLARLSSGSKIVKPSDDAAGLAVSEKLAAQNARINAARTNTQNAMSYVQTADGFMRSMNKLLTRMSELTAMAKDVTKNSSDIELYDAEFQALKQQLVDTVGDGVTTPLGSFNGISLFGPNAGGLAVTIGESPDQTMTIGEINLRDVATSLGQLMASGSDVTNAGDIVVGSIQQVATERATLGSAQSRLEVAAAQLQVQFENLEAAISRIRDVDVAEEATAMAKAQILVQSGTSMLSQANSVPQTVLKLLQ
- a CDS encoding flagellin, giving the protein MRVTSNSFPDNLVGHLQRLTGRMNTLQEQTATGQRINDPSDDPSAAVRVINYKGERSSIAQYYRNAQRADDIITASTAEVRNIFSVSSRANEIVSLTSDILGPDAMDAYAIEIDALLEQALVNANSNFNGEPLFGGTGAAQRPYEAVRDADGRITGINFIGSTTTARFQVAEGNVVSPYATPQTSQNIRDFLQNLVSFRDALASGVDANVKAQAPALQNSEDALIGAISGLGALQARIEVDMAQNSTRFSELAEQISREADVDLAQAVVKLSQNQTAYQAALMSAGKVLDKSLLDYL
- a CDS encoding ATP-grasp domain-containing protein, translated to MPDHPTRIALLSPGAKVGLTRAFVDAAQEANCAVMAWENDPWSPAAALCAFRFGGGAIETDAAAEHLLAQCLLHAVALVVPTRHDDLPTLAAHRDRFAEAGVTIAVSSPEAVRICCDKLELAAWLLARRFPTPPLLASRSAAAVVLAGGATLVAKHRGGSGSSRVRFVRTATELADVPEEWILQPLAAGREWTVHVHVDRTGRSVCEIPHERLLVSDGEVLRARTGRLAHVMALAREIAEHLPAARGPLNIQMFVDATGGLLVTDVNPRFGGGYPLAHRAGGRSTAWLLAEYLFGHTLARCDDWESGLLMVRYREATFHSKG